In Acaryochloris marina S15, a single genomic region encodes these proteins:
- a CDS encoding ABC transporter permease: MTPTKVWPRFLQFPRHASLSVWLMITGILITLFFIIIALMAPSLQQWDWIQDPTPTSILDNIPHSAPSGEHWFGTDKLGYDVFARTVYGARAALQVVVAATLFSVVFGVILGLVSGYLGGWVDRILLFLMDSIYAIPGLLIAVTLSFSIGEAARGVPSAAAALGVAYIPKYYRVVRNHTVSIKTELFMEAARALGASPWRIITRYLFGNVIQSVPVLFSLNAADSVLTLGALGFLGLGLPAEIPEWGYDLKVALEGFTGEVWWTTLFPGLAMASLSVGLSLASEGLSEFFNPLQRRDADQS; the protein is encoded by the coding sequence ATGACTCCTACTAAAGTTTGGCCCCGTTTTCTGCAGTTTCCACGCCATGCCAGTCTTTCAGTCTGGTTAATGATTACAGGCATTCTTATTACTCTCTTTTTCATCATAATTGCTCTAATGGCTCCATCCCTACAGCAGTGGGATTGGATTCAAGATCCAACCCCCACCAGCATTCTTGACAATATTCCCCATAGTGCGCCTTCAGGTGAACATTGGTTTGGAACAGACAAACTTGGGTATGACGTATTTGCTCGGACGGTTTATGGTGCTCGGGCAGCGCTGCAAGTTGTGGTAGCAGCAACCTTATTTAGTGTTGTCTTTGGCGTTATTTTGGGGCTAGTCAGTGGATACCTTGGGGGCTGGGTGGATCGAATTTTACTCTTCTTAATGGATTCGATTTATGCCATACCTGGTTTACTGATCGCCGTAACTTTGTCTTTTTCTATTGGTGAGGCAGCACGAGGGGTTCCGAGTGCTGCTGCTGCGTTGGGAGTGGCCTATATTCCCAAGTACTATCGCGTGGTTCGCAATCATACCGTCAGCATTAAGACAGAGCTGTTTATGGAGGCAGCTAGAGCTTTGGGGGCTTCTCCGTGGCGAATTATTACTCGATATCTATTCGGCAATGTGATTCAGAGTGTGCCTGTCTTGTTTTCCTTAAATGCAGCGGACTCAGTTTTAACCTTGGGTGCTCTGGGTTTCTTGGGGCTAGGTTTGCCTGCTGAAATCCCAGAATGGGGATATGACTTAAAAGTTGCTTTGGAAGGATTCACTGGGGAAGTTTGGTGGACAACCCTATTCCCTGGCTTGGCCATGGCCTCATTATCGGTGGGATTATCCCTTGCCAGTGAAGGCCTGAGTGAGTTCTTCAATCCTTTGCAGCGACGGGATGCCGATCAAAGCTAG